The genomic stretch TATCACTCCATCACAGCGCGTATGGACGCGTTATTTGCTGTGCGTTTGGGGCAGGCATTTAGGCGGCGATGATGCGCCGGCTGGATGTGTGAATGTAATCGGAAGATTGATGATCCGCACTGAATGGTCGCAGACGCAATCTGACCGAATCGTTCAGGTGGTTGAAAGTCTGCATGAGCAGGGGTATCGCGGTGATGAGCTTTTCAAGAAATCACGTGAAGTCGTAATGCCAGGAATATCAGTAAGCAGCATCATCGCTCTCGCCAAAGAATCAGATGACGCCGCTTTTGTAGAATCAGTGATGCACAAAGCCATTAAACGAGACAGCCCGATGCGCTCAGTTGCTATTAAACGCTACTGCGACCGCAAGTGCCCGCAAGATATCGCGAGGGATATTAATTACCACACTGGATGTGATGTTCAAGCGGCACGCAAAAGGGTGATTTGGTGCGAAGAAATACTGGAAGAGGAAATGTTTTATGCGATTAAACGTGAAATGCAGGAAGAAATAACCATTAAGGCGGCCTGATTTGAAATATATTTTCAATTTGATTGCAAAACGAGAAATGAGGTTGTATATTTCTATGTAAGCTCGGGAGCAATTGCGAAAGAGCGGTGGTGTTAGAGAGGAAACAAGTAAACAGCGCACATAAGCCCGCTAGCGGCACTGAGCTGAATCAACACCACAACCAAATATAAGAGCCTCGCAGAAATGCGGGGCTTTTTCGTATCTGCACATCAGATAAGCCGTCTGACGAATTGAACCGCATTGCGGAGCTCTCGTGTTGTGAAACAGACGGCTTTTCGATGTGGTGAATGCGCAGGCTGATGCGCTGTATATGATCTGGTCGTCCGGGTTGATCGCCGGGTCGCGATGCTAAGAATTGCCTAAAAATACTCACTGGCAAGAGATGGCGGAATCCACAGTGCCGCCCACCACACGATCAACTGAGTCGTAGCCTCTGAAGAAATTCACGCTGCGGCCTTCTACAATATCTGGTTCGCCGGGCGATGGCAGGTCTCCAAAACCTCGCTGACAAGGTTCGACTCCTTGACTGGATGCCACATTTTAGAAGCTGCCAATTTGGTGGCTTTTTCTGCTTTAGAGCCCGACCAATCAGTCACCTCACCCTCATGAACCTAGCGGTCGCGGCTCTATTCCCTATGACTACCAACCAGCAACTCGTCTGGCGACTCCATTCTAAAAAGGTGGCTTTATGCCAGAAAAAGACCCTAACAACTTCGCGGCCATCAGTTGGCTGATCGTCGTTGGACTCTCCGCTTGGGGAGGGATAGTGAGGTACCTGATGGATATTAAATCGAACAAAACTCAGTGGAGTTGGGCTGCGGCCTTGGCTCAGATAGCAGTATCCAGTTTCACCGGTTTAATTGGTGGGCTGGTAAGTCAGGAAACACACGCCAGTCAGAATATGACGTATGTGTGCGCCGGACTCTGCGGAGCTATGGGTAGCGTTGCTTTGACTTACTTCTGGGATCGCTTCTTTGGTGTATCAACCCCTCCGAAGGTCTAACTATGAACCAGTCCCAATTTATGGCTGCTGCCAATATCACGGCTGACCTAGCTGCACGCTGGTTCAATCCGCTTGTTTCTGCAATGAAAGAGTTTGGTATCGACACGCCAAAACGTCAGGCTGCGTTCATTGCACAAATTGGCACTGAGTCTGCTGGATTTAAGCAGCTGTC from Rahnella sikkimica encodes the following:
- a CDS encoding phage holin family protein, with amino-acid sequence MPEKDPNNFAAISWLIVVGLSAWGGIVRYLMDIKSNKTQWSWAAALAQIAVSSFTGLIGGLVSQETHASQNMTYVCAGLCGAMGSVALTYFWDRFFGVSTPPKV